The genomic stretch TCGACGCGTCGCCGGCTGGCGGCGGACCCGCGTCGGGCTCGCTCGCGTCTGGCGGCGGTCGGCGGCCCGCGTCGCGCGTGGGCGCCGCGTCCGGGCCCGCGTCCCGCGCAGGCGGGGCGGCGTCGGAGGGCGCCGGGCCGACCACACCGACGCGGCCGGGGGTCGCGTCGCAGCCGGTCAGCAAGAGCAGCGAGAGGAAGAGGTGGGACGACGAGAACTGCGGTCGCACTCGACAGAGCATGACAGGTTCGGACGCTCCGTGTCATGGCTGACGGATGCGCCACCGGTGGAGCGTGCCGCGCTCCAGGGCCCCGCAGCACGAACGCCACACTGTCCAGGATCTGATCGGCCCCGTGATGGGGCGCGTGGTCGGGCGGTGATCGGCGCCGGCGCGCTGCGATCTCGAGTCCGCAGGCCCGACCGGCCCGTCCCTTGCTCCAGGGGAGGACGTGCCACCTCGTCTCCTCCCGCTTCTGCTCCTCCTCGTCACCGCTCCCGCCTCGGCGCAGACGATCACCAGCCGCTCCTGGTCGGATCCGCGCCCCGGCGTGCGCGTGCTCGAGGGCCGCACCTCCGGACCCACGACGCGCTTCTACGCGACGTTCGTGGATCTCTGCGCGGACTACGTGCACGTCGACGCCACCGCGCGCCCGACGAGCCGGAGGAGCGCGGCGAGCTGGGGCGCGGCGGCCGGCGCGACGGTGGCGACGAACGGCGACTTCTTCCTCTACGACTCGCCGCCGCCCGTCTACGGCCTCGCGGTGGGGGGAGGCGCGGCCTGGCCCGTGGCGCAGACCGGCGAGAGCGCCGCCGCGATGAGCTCCTGGTACCACCGCCGCTATGGCTGGATCGCCTTCGGGGACGGGTGGGTGGAGTTCAACCACACGCGCTGGGTGAAGAACAATCGAAGCCCGAGCGCCGGCTTCCGCCCGGGCACGGTCACGTCCGACATCCCGGCCGGCACGCAGGCGCTCGTCAGCGGCTTCCCCGAGCTCGTCACCGAGGGGACGCGCTACACCTGCGGGAGCCCGACGGCGTCCACTTGTTTTCCGGACCGCGGCGACATGCGTCAGCGCCACCCCCGCACGGCCATGGGGCTGACCGAAGATCGGCAGACCTTCATCCTGCTCGTGGTCGACGGCCGCTCGAGCAGCTCCGCCGGCATGTACGGAACGGAGCTCGCCAGCCTCATGCACCAGCTCGGCGCGTGGCAGGCGTTCAACCTCGACGGCGGCGGCTCGAGCCAGATGTGGGTGGCGGGCCGCGGCACCATCAACCGGCCCTCGGACGGCACGCCGCGCTCGGTGGCGAACCACTGGGGCGTCTTCGCGGGCGCGGGCGGCGGACGCTCCCGCGCGCCGGGCAGCTGCGTCGCCGAGTACGACGAGTGCTTCCGGCGCAACCCGGACGGAGACGGCTGCGAGGTGGAGCAGGCCCTCTTCGACACGGCGGTGACGGGGGGCGACACGACCAGCGACGTCGACGGGGACGGTATGGCGGACGCGTGCATCCGGAGCGGCGACGACCTCCGCTGCCGCGTCTCCAACGCGGAGTCCTGGGGCGGCTTCCACTGGCGCAACGACGCCTTCGGCGACGACGACGGCTTCGACGCGCCGATGCGCTGGTCGACGGTCCGGATGGGCGACCTGAGCGGCGACGGGCTCGCCGACGTCTGCGCGCGCTTCGCCGCGGGCGTGCGCTGCTGGCCTTCGACGCCGGACGGAATGGGCGCGCCCTTCGACGGACCGACGCTCGCCGACGCGGGAGGCTGGCGGGGCGCGCCCTATGGCTCGACCCTGCGCGTGGCCGACTTCGACGGAGACGGCCTCGACGATCTCTGCGTGCGGCGCTCGACCGACCTGCGCTGCTTCCGCTCGACGGGCGAGGGCTTCGAGGAGCCGGTGATCGGGCCCGCGTGGAGTGACGCGGACGGCTTCGACCAGCCCGCGCAGTACGCGACGATCCGGATGGGCGACCTGGACGGAGACGGCCGCGCGGACGTGTGCGCGCGACGCGCGAGCGGGGTCGAGTGTCACCTCTCCACGGGGGACGCGTTCGGGCCCGCGATCGCCGGACCGGCCTGGAACAACCGGCTCGGCTTCGACCGCGTTCGCTACTGGAGCACGATGCGCATGGCGGACGTGAACGGCGACGGGCGCGCCGATCTCTGCATCCGCACCTCGACCGACCTCCGCTGCCACTTCTTCGACGGCGCGGCGTTCGGGGACGCGGTGATCGTCGGCGATCTCGCCGATGACCGGGGCTGGGCCCAGCACGACAACTACGCCACGATCCGCGCGGGCGACGTCGACGGCGACGGCGCCGACGAGCTGTGCGCGCGGGCCAACGCCGGGATCCGATGCTGGCGCTGGAGCGGCGTGGACGCCGAGCCCGCGTTCAGCCGCTTCAACGGCCCCGCGCTCTCGAACGCCGACGGCTGGGGCGACCCGAAGTACTACCTGTCGCTCCGGCTGGCGGACATGAACGGGGATCGCCGCGCGGACCTCTGCGCCCGCGGAGCCGCCGGGCTTCGCTGCTGGCCCTCGACGGGCCTGGGGTTCGGCGACGCGGTCGCCGTCGACGGCTTCGACGACGCGCGCGGCTTCGACGTCCCCGCGCGCTACGCTTCGTTCACGGTGGCCGGCCCGCGCTGCATGCCCGTGGCCGAGACGTGCAACGGCCGCGACGACGACTGCGACCGCCTGATCGACGAGGGCGCGTGCGGCGACGACGACGCGGGGGCGGCCTCGGGCGACGCGAGCGCGCCCACGAGGGACGGCGGCGCCACCGCGCGCGACGGCGGCTCCGCGCCTCTCCGCGACGCGGGCCCGGACGTGCCGCTCTCCAGCGGGTGCAGCTGCCGCGCGGCCGTCCCGCACGGAGCGCCGGGGGCGACGCTCGGGATGCTCCTCGCGCTCGGAGCCCTGCTCCTGCGGGTCAGGCGCTCCGCGCGCGCGTCTGCGCCTCGTGATGCGCGATCGCCTCGCTGACCGAGGCGAACATGTGCAGGCTGTTTCCGAGCACGAGCCGCGCGGCCGATCCGGCGAAGCGGACCGTCGGGCTGCTCGAGGCCACGTAGATCCGCATCAGATCGGCCCGGTGCCGCTTGATCACCTGGAGGTAGCCCTGGACGACCTCGGTCGAGAACGAGCGCACCGGACCGGTGGCGTCGAAGAGGATCGCGACCGGGCCAGGCACGGAAGCGACCAAGCGCTCGATCGAGGTCAGGAGCTCGGTGATCCCCTCGGCCTCCTGGGGCGCCGAGTCCGTCACCCACAGCCCCGGACTCATCTCCATCCACTCCATCACGGAATGGATACGGCGAGACCGGCCGCGACTGTGGGGTTCGAGCGTCCGCCCCGCGAAGATCAGTCCGGTCCGCCGATCACGGGGGGCGACGGCGGCACGAGGAAGAAGACGTCGCGGCTGTCGAGCTCCGTGAATCCGTCGCCGATGACGCGCACCGTGGCCCGGAAGATCTGGGGCTCGCTCGAGGCCTCGACCGTGTCGTTCTGTCGGACGTAGATGTCGAAGCAGACGCGCGTGTCGGTGGTGACGGACGGGAAGGTGTCGAGCACCCCGTCGTCGTCCCGGTCCTCGGCGCGGCGCCGCGTGCAGCCGCGGACGCGGTCGCCCATCGGGTTCGCTTCGAGGTGGTCGAAGAACGCCGCCTCGGTGTCCACGGCGTCGGTCGGGTCGTCGACGAACTGCGCCGTGATGTCGAGGCGGCTCTGCTCGGCGAGGATCTGGATGTTGTTGACCACGCCGGCCGAGATCATGCCGCCCGTGTAGTCCTCGACGAGCGGCCGGCCCATGAAGTCGGTGGTGCCGGTGTCCCGCGCGAGCGCCTCGAGGTCGGCGCGCGCGCCGCCGCCGAAGCCGCCGGTCTGGGCGATGCCCGTGATGCGGACCCGGTTCGCGTTGGCCTGCGCGACCACGTCGTCGTAGTCGACCGCGCCGGGCACGCCGCTGTACGGCTCGGAGCCCATGGGCCCGTTGTGCATCTGGATGTCGCTGATGAGCACGATGATCGGCACCGCGTCGTTCCGGAAGCAGGCGTAGCCGAAGGTGTCCATGCGGCAGGGGCCGAAGCGCGAGTCCGCCCGCGCCGGCACGCCGTTGAGCGAGTTGCCCGTCACCGCCGACCACACCGCCTGGCCGTGGCTCTCCGGGCCGTCACCGCCGCCCGCCGGCTCGTACGAGGCGTTCGCCGCGCCCATCGCCATCGCGGTGTCGTTGGTCATGTCCAGGTAGTGCTCGTAGGGCAGGTCGCCGGACGAGCCGTAGCTGCCGATGGGGTAGTCGCGGAAGCCGCCGAGCCCGAACCACGCGTCCGGGATCACGCCGCGGATCCGGGTGATGAGGTCCGCGATGCCGGTCTTGAGCGAGTCGATCGACGAGCCCATCGAGCCCGTCTCGTCCATCAGGAAGTAGACGTCCGCCTTGGCGATGCTCGTCGCGAAGTCGAGCGTGTCCTGCGGCGGCATCGGCGCCTCCATGTAGGGCACGACGAAGACGAAGTCGCCGAGGTTGCGCGGGTTGTCCATCGGGTCGAGCGGATCGGTGCCCGCGGCGCGCTCGATGAGATCGGTGACGCCGTCGCCGTCGCTGTCCGCGCGGGTGGGGTCGAGACCGATCTCCCACTCGAGCCGATCCGAGAGGCCGTCGTCGTCGCTGTCCGGATCGCGGAAGTCGGGGATGGTGTCGCCGTCCGAGTCGACGGGCGGCGAGAAGACGTCGTCGTCCCCCGCCTCGACCGCGTCGGGGATGCCGTCGTCGTCGCTGTCGAGGTCCTCGTGGTCGAGCAGGCCGTCGCGGTCGGTGTCCGGACCGAACTCGTCGCCGTCCATGATGAGGTCGTTGTCGGAGTCGGGGTCCCGGTAGTTCGGCCGCTCGTCTCCGTCGCTGTCGGCGGGCGGGTCGAGCACGCCGGCGAGCTCCTGCTCGTCGCGGACGAGATCGTTGTCGTCGTCGAGATCCGCGTAGTTGGGGATGCGGTCGAGGTCGAAGTCGCCCACGCCCTCGATCTGATCGGGGTAGCCGTTGTTGTCCGAGTCGAGGTCGAGGTAGTCGGGGCGCGTGTCGAGGTCGGAGTCGCGCGGCTCGGTCGCGAGGTCGGTGTCGCCCGCCTCGTCCCGGTCGAGGATGCCGTCACCGTCCGAGTCGTCGTCGAGGTAATCCGGTGTGCCGTCCCCGTCGGTGTCGCGCCGGAGGGCACGCCCCTCGTCCTCGTCGGAGATGAAGTCACCGTCCGAGTCGGCGCCGGGGGGCACCGCGCCGTCGCCGAGGCCAGCGTCGCCTACGGCGCCGCCGTTGTCACACCCGCCCAGGACCAGGAGAAGAAGGAAGATCGAGCCGAGTGGCATGCGTCGCATGGCCTGACTCTACTCCCGCTGCCGGGTCCGTTCGAGAGGCGTCGGCGCGATGGCTCACTCGTCGCGTCGGACGGCGGGCGGGGCGCGTCTCAGGCGTGCGATCGGGAACGGCTTCCAGGTCGCGGTCTTGCGCGCTCCTGCCCCGAGACGCCGCAGACAGTCCGCGAGCGCCGCCTGATCGATCGTGCCGTCGGCGCGGCGCGCCTGCTCGGTGCAGCGCCTCCGCGCGTCGTCGGCTCCCGATCCAGCTCGGTCCCCGCGCGGCTCGGACTCCGAGGGCTCGGCCTCGGCCGCGGGCGGGTCCACGTCGGGGGTGACCGGCGACGCGGTGGCGCCCCCGATCGTCCCGAGGCCGCCCAGGCCGATGGTGCCCTCGCCCACGCCTCCGCCGCCTCGCCCATAGCCCGTGCCGGAGCCCGAGCCGTAGCCGAGCGCGTCGAGCTGTCCCCGCAGCGCGCGTCGCGCGGGTGCGGCGGGTCGCGGAGCCAGGGAGGGAGTCGGCGACGGACCGCGTGAGGTCGTCGACCCGCGGCTGCCCTGGGCGTTCGCCTCCCGGGCGCGCTCCTGCCCGGCCGGGCTCTGCTGCGGCTGGTGCACCGTCGCCTGCGCCGGCTCGTCCACCCGGTAGCCCTCGTCGATGGCCAGGAACGCCGTCCACTGCGTCAGCAGGTGATGCCGCAGGCCGAGCTGCGTGACCTCCTCCTGCAGCGCCTCGTTCGGCTGCAGCGCCATCGCGGTCATCAGGTCGCGGATGCGGGTGCGGGCCCAGACGGATCCGAGCTCCGGGCGCGCTTCGCCCTCGGAGGGGAGCGACACCGAGACGCGCTGCGTGAACGGGCGGCCCGCGAGCCGACCGCGGATCGTGATCTCACCCCGCCCACCCGAGGCGTAGCGGCCGTGGACCACGAGCGGCCGGTCCGCATAGAGGTCCGGCAGCCGGCGCGGGTAGGCGCCCTGCACCTCGAGGTCGCCCCAGTCCACGCGGAGATCGGTCAGGTAGGGGCTGGCGATGCGCTCGTGGAAGCGGTCGGCCGCCGCCTCGGGCGACTCGTCGAGCGTGACCACCTGCACGTCGCCGCGCCCCACCTCGGCCAGCCGCGTCAGGAGGTAGCGGTTGACGGCGGAGCCCACGCCGAAGCCGAAGACACGCGACTGCCCGAGCCGCTGATGCACCTCCCGGAAGACTTCGGTCTCGTTCCCGATGAAGCCGTCCGTCATCAACAGCACCACGCGCATCCGGCCGTCCTCGGCCTCCGGCTCGAGGGCCGCGCGCACGCCGCGCAGCATCTCGGTCGCGCCGAGGGCGCGCATCTCGTCCACGAAGCGCCTCGCGCGGGACAGGTTCTCCTCGCTCGCAGGGAGCGCCGCGTCCGAGAGCGCGCTGGTGGTGTCCGAGAAGCTGAGCACGCGGAAGGTGTCGGTCGGGCGCAGCCCCCCGAGCGCGCGCTGCATCGCGGCCTTGGCCAGCTCCATCGGCCGGCCGTGCATCGAGCTCGACGTGTCCACCACGAAGACGACCTCGCGCGGCATGACCTCGTCCTCGGGCACGTTCAGGCGCGGGTGCAGGGCGAGCGAGAAGTGGCCGCGCTCCCCCTCCTCGGGCGGGCTCGCGAGCACGGAGACGGTCGGCGCCTCGCCCGCGATGGCGAAGCGCACGTCGAGATCGCGGTCCGGCGCCGCGGCCTCGGCGAGCGAGACGTGCGCCGCGCGGCCGCGCCGCTCCACCTCGATCTCGTGGGTGGGCGAGCGCACGCCGCGGAGCTCCGCGCCGACGTCGGCGTCGATGGTGACCTCCACGCGATCGGGCCGCTCCCCGCCCGGCGCGAGCACGACCTGGCGGGTCGGCGCGTCGTCGCTCGCGCCCTGCTCGGGCTGGTAGCGCGCGCCCGCGACCATCGGATAGACGAAGCGGTAGCTGCCCTCCTCGTAGGGCAGGACCTGCGTGTAGTGGAGCGTGACCCGGATGGCGTCGCCGGGCCGGATGTTGGCCACCGACTGGCGGAAGAGGTTCGGGCGCTCCTGCTCGAGCAAGCTCGCGAGCACCCCGCGCTCTCGCGCGTCCTCGTATCGCTCCCGCGCCTCCTGGCGGCGGTGGATCTGCGCGCGCACCACGCGGTCGCCGGCCCGCATCTCCATCGCGTCCACCGCCGCGTCGTCCGGGAGCGGGAAGAGATAGACCGCCTCGACCGCGCGGTCGTAGGGGTTCTGAAAAGTCTGCTCGACGCGCACCCGGGCCACGAAGCCGCTGACGTCGGCGTGCACGCGCGTGCCCTGCAGCGGGAAGCCGGCGATCTCCTCGTCCCGGGGCTCCTCGTTCAGCTGCAAGGTGCCTTCACTCGGCCGCTCGTCCTCCTCGGCCGGCGGCTCGGTCGCGAGCACGCGCCCGTTGTGCTGCGCGTTGCCACCCCACATGTGCCAGCCGTCGAAGCTCACGTCCGAGACCTCGAGGCCGACCACGCCCCCGCGCGCGGTGCTCGCGTAGACCCAGCCGTGCCCGACGGTGGGCTGCGCCGCGATCGGCTCGCCGACGTCGTACGCCCAGGCGGTCATGCCCGTGTCGATGTCGAGGCCGAAGAGGTGACCGTCCTGCGTGCCGAAGACGAGCTGACTCCCCGCCACGGCCGGCGGGCTCGCTGGACGCGAGCGCGTGTCGTTCGTGTAGCGGCGGCGCCAGAGCAGCTCCCCCGACTCGGCGTCCCGGCAGTGCACCTCGTTCCCGATGGTCTGGTAGGCGCGCCCCTCGATCACCGTCGCGCGGGATCCCTCGTATCGCCAGCCGCGTTGCACGTCCGGATCCGGTCGTCCCGCCACGTACGCCGCGGGCACCGGGTCGTGCTCCCGCTCGGTCCGCCCGTTCGCCTTGGCGAGCACGACGGCGCGCTCCACCACCTGCCGCTCGCCTTCGAGGGCCTCGCGGCGCCGCACCGTGACGTGCACCTCGTCGTGATGGATCCACGGCGCGCTCGTCGCGTGGACGCGCCGACGCCAGCGCACCCGGCCCGTGCGCTGGTCCACGCGATAGACCGTGCCGCGCATGGTCGTGAAGTACGCGTCGCCGTCCATCAGGATCGGCGCGTTCATCACGTCGCCGTCGACCGGGATGCTCCAGCGCGGCGCCCCGTTTCCGAGCGCGAGCGCGGTGAAGCCGTAGCGCCGCCCGTCCCCCGTGCCCCAGCCGGTGGTGCCGGCCTCGAGCCCGCCGGGCGACTGGCCGTCGATGAGGTGACCGGAGAACACGAGGCCGTTGGCCGCGGCGGGCTGGCTCATCAGCGGGTCGCCGAGCCAGCGACTCCAGCGCTGCCGCCCGGTGTCCGCGTCCACCGCGAACAGGGTGCAGCTCTCGGTGTTGAAGAGGATCTTGCCGTCCTCGAGGATGGCGGCCGAGGGCCCCCCGTCGGGCGCGGACGCGGTCCACTCGCTCTCGCCGGTGCGCGCGTCGTAGGCGAAGACCTGGTGGCTCGAGAAGCCGCCGCCCACGTAGACCTTCCCGCCGCCGTAGATGGGCGTGAGCAGATGCTGCAGGCCGCCGCGCGTGCGCGCGAACCAGCCGCGGTGGTAGCCGTCGAAGGTGAACCGGCTGGTCTGCCCGACGTGGGTGGTCGGGATGTTCAGCGCCCGCGGGGCCATGCGGCTGGTGAGCGCGACGGTGTCGGCGGGCACGGCGGGCTCGAGCGGCGCCTCGGCGGCCCCGGCCAGCTCCTCCACGTCGGGAGGAGGCACGACCTCGTCCCCCGTGGTGACGCGCGCCTCGTTCTGTCGCGACGAGGGTGAATCAGAGGCGCCCTGCGGCGTCCCACTGCTCGTGCCGCACCCGATCGCGACCGCGATCAGCGAGAGCGTCTGGCACGCACGTGTCCAACCGCGGCGGGCGCTCCGCCGTCCAAGAGTGCTTCGGTTCATCCCTCTCCTCCGGAGCGGTGCAACCGCGCAGACCGGAGACAGCTTGGGTACGGTTCGGCGATGGACGAGATCACCGTCGACGACCGACTGGACGAGTGGGCGGACGCGTGGCGTGCGTGCCGGCTCCAGGCGCCGGCCGATCAGTGGCGCGCCGAGTGCGAAGCCGACTGGGCGGAGGACGCGGTCCTGCACCTCGAGTCGCTGGACACCCCCGACTGGCGGGCGGCCCGGGTCGAGCGTGACGCGCTCGCGCGATCGGCGGACGCGTGGTTCGCGGCGCTCGCGCTGGCGCTCCGCGATCGGCGACATCGGGTCTGGACCGGCGCGCTCGACGCGCTCACCGAGCTGGGGCCATCGCGACGGGCGGAGCTGGAGAGCGCGCTGTGCAGCCTCGTCGAGACCCCGCCGCCGGCGGCCTACGAGGGCGCGCCGGCCTCCATCGCGTCACGCCATCGCGGCGTCACCGGGCACCCTTGGTCGGCCGACGGGCTGGCCCGCCTGGCGGAGCTGACACGCGATCCGCGCCCCGTGGTCGCGGCGGGCGCCGCCTTCGTGCTGGGACGACCGCGGTTCCTCGCGGAGGGGATGGAGGCGCTGTCGGCGTGGAGTCTGCGCGACGATCTCCCCGAGAGCGCGCTCGACCTCCTCGAGCACCTCGTCCCCGCGCTCGAGAGTCACCTCGGCGCGCCCCGGAGCGGCGACGCCCGGATCGAGCGGCTGCGCTCCTTGCTCGCTACATCTGCGAGCGGTTGAGGCGGCCGTGCGCCGTGATGCCGGCGTTCGTGTAGTGGAACTCGAGCACGTTCGGATCGTTGGTCGCGCGGAGCTCCACGCGGCCGCCCTGCGGACAGCGCTCGTGCCCGAAGCGCACCGACTCCTGCACGATGAGCGACGGCTGTCCGAAGCCGCTCGTGCAGGTCCACGTGCCGCTGCAGCCGATGGCGCCGTACTCGAACGTGCCGCACTGCCCGCCGCCCTCGACGATCGTGGCGTCGATGTCCATCTCGGTCGGCGCGTTGGGCATGGCCGAGGTGACCTCGGCCAGCCCGCGCCAGTGCCCCGAGTAGTGATCGGAGGGCGCGGCCTGCACGGGCGCCGCCGTCTGGGGAGGCGGCGCGGCTTCGGAGGATCCACACGCGACGAGCAGCAGCGCGGCGAAGAGCGAGAGTCGTGTCGACATGGGGGCGAGGATACCAGGGCCGAGCGCTGGACGGACCTCGAGAAAGGCGGCCGCGCTGGCGAATGGTCAGCCGTGCCTACTTCGACACCATGTGCCTTCGCCCTTCGGCTCGAGCGCGGTGATCCGTGGAGCGCGTCGACGCTCGCTGGGGCGGGGTGCGACGAGAGCGTCTCACCATCGGCGGCGACCAGGTCGTGTGTCGCGTCGCGGGCGAGGGCCCCGTGCTCTTGCTCGTGCACGGAATGGCGGGGAGCTCCGAGACGTGGCGATTCGTGATGCCCGCGCTCGCCGAGCGCTTCACCGTGATCGCCCCCGACCTCCTGGGGCAGGGTGAGTCGGACAAGCCGCGCGGCGAGTACTCGCTGGGCGCGCACGTCGACACCCTGCAGCGCGTCCTGGACGAGCTGGGGCACGATCGCGCCACCCTCGTCGGCCAGTCGCTCGGCGGTGGTGTGGCGATGCAGTTCGCCCATCAGCTCCCGGCTCGCTGCGAGCGGCTCGTCCTCGTCAACGCCGGCGGCCTCGGTCGCGAGGTCAGCGCGTACCTCCGGCTGTTGACCCTGCCCGGCGCCGAGCGGCTCTTCCCCCTCCTGTCTCCGGCTTGGGTGCGAGGCGTGGGGGAGCGCGTGTTCGCGCGGCTGGAGCGAATGGGCGTGCAGCCATCGCCCGCCGCCAGCGAGATCTGGCGGAGCTACCTGTCGCTCACGGACCCCGCCAGCCGCCACGCCTTCTTCCGCAGCCTCCACGACGTCATCGACCTGGGCGGGCAGGCGGTGAGCGCCCTCTCCTGGGTCGCGCGCACGACGCACCTCCCGACCTTGATCGTCTGGGGCGCCACCGACCCCTTCATCCCACCCAGTCATGGTGAAGTCGCGCACGCCGCCATGCGGGGAAGTCGCCTCGTGGTGTTCGAGGACGTCGGGCACTACCCGCACTGCGAGGCGCCCGACCGGTTCGTCGCGGTCGTGCGGGAGTTCCTCGACGCCACCGGCCTCCCACCCGGGTGAATCCGCGCCAGGGCGGCGCCAGAGAGGGGCTGTTCTGGCCGCGCCGAGCGCGTACGTCCTCTCCGTGTCGCGCGCCGTGGGCGCCGGAGAACGGGGGACGAGATGAGGACGCACCGAGCCGTCATGGGGCTGCTGGCCGGACTGAGCACGGCGGCGGCGCTCGTCGCCGTGGGCTGCGGTGGCGCGGCTCCGCCTCATCGCGCGCAGGCCGAGACGATGGCCGCGATGCGCAGCGCCCACGATCTGGGCGCGGACGCGCAGCCGCAGGCCTCGTACCACCTCGAGCTCGCGGAGGAGCAGCGCTCCGAGGCGGAGCGAGCGATCGAGCGAGGTCAGATGCTGCGCGCCGAGCGCTTGCTGCGTCAGGCCGAAGCCGACGCCGAGCTGGCCATCGCGCTCACCCGAGAGGCGTCGATGGAGCGCGAAGCCGCGGAGGCCCGCGACCGCATCCGTCAGATGCGGTCGCGGCATCTTCAGGGCCCCGAAGAGGGCTCGTAGAGACGCTCGTAGAGACAGAGCAGCAGGTTCGCAGGAGGACCCGATGACCCGTATTCAACACGCCGCGCTGACGGCTCTCGCGATCGCAGTCGGAGGATGCGGGGCCAGCATCTCACCGCGGCTCGTCGAGGCGCGAGGCACGCTGAGCGACGCCGAGGGGAGCCTGGCCGCGCGCCTCGAGCCGGACGAGCTACTCGAGGCACAGCGGCTGCTCGCGCTCGCGGAGCAGCAAGCGGACGGCTCCGAGGCGGAGCGACACTACGCCTACCTCGCCGACCGTCACGCGCAGGTCGCGATGGCGCATGCGCGGACCGCTCACCTGCGCGCCCAGGTCACCGCAGAACAGGACGCGTACATCGACGAGCTCGAGGACACGACCATCGCGCGGAGCCGGGCCCTCGACGCGCAGGGGCGCGCGCTCGCCGACGTGCAGAGCCAGCTCTCGGACGTGCGCACCGCGCTCGGCGAGCGGGGGAGCACCCTCGACGCGCAGACCCGCGAGCTGCGGGAGCGAGAGCGGGAGCTCGCGCAGCGCGAGGCCGAGCTGCGGGCGGAGCGTGAGCGGCGCGAGGAAGCGGAGCGCCGCGCGGCGGAGGCGATGGCGCGCCTCAGCGAGCTGGCGCAGATCCGTGAAGAGGCGAACGAGACGGTCATCACGCTGAGCGGCGAGGTGCTCTTCGAGACCAACCGCGCCGAGGTTCGGGGCACGGCGCAGCGGCGGCTCGAGGCCGTGGCGGCGGCGCTGCAGGCGCAGCCCGACCGTCGCATCACGGTGGTGGGCCACACGGACACCCGCGGCAGCGCCACGCACAACGAGGAGCTGTCACGCCGTCGCGCGGAGGCGGTGATGGGCTTCCTCGTCGAGCAGGGCATCCCCGCCGAGCGCATCTCCGCCCTCGGGCGCGGGGAGAGTCAGCCGATCGCGCCGAACGACACCCCGGAGGGGCGCGCGAACAACCGCCGGGTCGAGATCGTGCTGAGCGCCCGCGCGGAGGCGGCCTCACAAGAAGCCGCAGAGGCGCGGTGATCCCTCACTCGGCGTACTCGAACGCGCCGAGGGTGAACGGGGCCACGCGCGGCACACCGTGGAAGTCGGTGGCCGCGTGCTCGCTCCACCCCGCGGGGTCGGCGCCCACGTCGAGCGACCCGCCGGCGGGCCGGGCGTCTCCTTCGGCGAAGGGCGCGTCATGCGTGCTCACCTCGACGGCGTCGTAGCCGCCGAAGTCGGAGAAGCCCGAGCCGCTCACGTTGACGTGATCGAAGCGCGTGGCCGGGTCGAGCGAGAACCCGAGCTCCTCGTTCGCGAAGCCATCGACGCCCGCGAAGACGCAGTTGAGCAGCTCGGTTCCGTCGTTGCCGCGGCGGACGCGGAAGAGCCGCGAGCCGCCGATGAAGGTCGAGTGGATGAAGCGATTGCGGGACGCGACGCCGGCGCCGCCCTGGTCACGAAAGAACACGTTGTACTGACAGTCGCGCACGATCAGGTTCACGAAGTCGTTGTCGTGCCCGGCGTCGACCAGATCTCCGGCCGACTCGTCGCCCGCGCCGTCGTCCCAGTCGTTGAAGACCACGCCCGCGTAGGCGTCCGTGACGACGATGTTCTGGAAGAGGTTGTCGCTCGCGCCGTTGGAGAGCGTGATGGCGGTGCTCCACTCGACCGGGCTGTCCCGCCGCACGACGCCGTTCTTGATGGTGTTGCGCTGACAGCCGCCGAACTGGAGCTCGACGTTCGTGTTCGTCACCGTGAA from Sandaracinaceae bacterium encodes the following:
- a CDS encoding phosphodiester glycosidase family protein, giving the protein MPPRLLPLLLLLVTAPASAQTITSRSWSDPRPGVRVLEGRTSGPTTRFYATFVDLCADYVHVDATARPTSRRSAASWGAAAGATVATNGDFFLYDSPPPVYGLAVGGGAAWPVAQTGESAAAMSSWYHRRYGWIAFGDGWVEFNHTRWVKNNRSPSAGFRPGTVTSDIPAGTQALVSGFPELVTEGTRYTCGSPTASTCFPDRGDMRQRHPRTAMGLTEDRQTFILLVVDGRSSSSAGMYGTELASLMHQLGAWQAFNLDGGGSSQMWVAGRGTINRPSDGTPRSVANHWGVFAGAGGGRSRAPGSCVAEYDECFRRNPDGDGCEVEQALFDTAVTGGDTTSDVDGDGMADACIRSGDDLRCRVSNAESWGGFHWRNDAFGDDDGFDAPMRWSTVRMGDLSGDGLADVCARFAAGVRCWPSTPDGMGAPFDGPTLADAGGWRGAPYGSTLRVADFDGDGLDDLCVRRSTDLRCFRSTGEGFEEPVIGPAWSDADGFDQPAQYATIRMGDLDGDGRADVCARRASGVECHLSTGDAFGPAIAGPAWNNRLGFDRVRYWSTMRMADVNGDGRADLCIRTSTDLRCHFFDGAAFGDAVIVGDLADDRGWAQHDNYATIRAGDVDGDGADELCARANAGIRCWRWSGVDAEPAFSRFNGPALSNADGWGDPKYYLSLRLADMNGDRRADLCARGAAGLRCWPSTGLGFGDAVAVDGFDDARGFDVPARYASFTVAGPRCMPVAETCNGRDDDCDRLIDEGACGDDDAGAASGDASAPTRDGGATARDGGSAPLRDAGPDVPLSSGCSCRAAVPHGAPGATLGMLLALGALLLRVRRSARASAPRDARSPR
- a CDS encoding VWA domain-containing protein encodes the protein MRRMPLGSIFLLLLVLGGCDNGGAVGDAGLGDGAVPPGADSDGDFISDEDEGRALRRDTDGDGTPDYLDDDSDGDGILDRDEAGDTDLATEPRDSDLDTRPDYLDLDSDNNGYPDQIEGVGDFDLDRIPNYADLDDDNDLVRDEQELAGVLDPPADSDGDERPNYRDPDSDNDLIMDGDEFGPDTDRDGLLDHEDLDSDDDGIPDAVEAGDDDVFSPPVDSDGDTIPDFRDPDSDDDGLSDRLEWEIGLDPTRADSDGDGVTDLIERAAGTDPLDPMDNPRNLGDFVFVVPYMEAPMPPQDTLDFATSIAKADVYFLMDETGSMGSSIDSLKTGIADLITRIRGVIPDAWFGLGGFRDYPIGSYGSSGDLPYEHYLDMTNDTAMAMGAANASYEPAGGGDGPESHGQAVWSAVTGNSLNGVPARADSRFGPCRMDTFGYACFRNDAVPIIVLISDIQMHNGPMGSEPYSGVPGAVDYDDVVAQANANRVRITGIAQTGGFGGGARADLEALARDTGTTDFMGRPLVEDYTGGMISAGVVNNIQILAEQSRLDITAQFVDDPTDAVDTEAAFFDHLEANPMGDRVRGCTRRRAEDRDDDGVLDTFPSVTTDTRVCFDIYVRQNDTVEASSEPQIFRATVRVIGDGFTELDSRDVFFLVPPSPPVIGGPD